A single Plasmodium knowlesi strain H genome assembly, chromosome: 13 DNA region contains:
- a CDS encoding sporozoite invasion-associated protein 2, putative, producing the protein MLARRKYHCYNSLLIISTLLFFISTFMLCSSSQLESAPNPEPSPSSSSVYLRERYYNYSPNIEDILGPEASQIMTSLYETIDQDITTAGAYKNEPDDYQSNQSNSNEDAILLNYLSSDTDSFDDLMDEIDNHKKKKKNCSPLRKTILKKSDSCSSLSDYELDNEVLRQAKYEEDEDEDDDLLFDDPFEVIDYPWSDILEKFPHNTNHTSEDQLSSFEEVELDDPQEEMKFGKLKFFGIENPNSLKKKKTIDPTTTKRNLKKDDKKSDASHINKHEQEKLDKRECRSRRHFKNPIESFSITISYDNFLKQNNMKDHPSIHHKESAEPFALDEYNYRDARYHNVRLYVLKILHDNISALDQKEYQYLKNHKYEVEDYIKIILRNSFICLTFSQEDQLFNDAHIMIDKASMKSM; encoded by the coding sequence ATGTTGGCGCGAAGAAAATACCATTGCTACAACTCCCTCCTTATTATTAGTACCCTACTCTTTTTCATAAGTACATTTATGCTGTGTTCATCATCTCAACTTGAATCGGCAcctaaccctgaaccctctccatcctcctcatcggtATATTTACGAGAACGTTATTATAATTATTCACCCAATATAGAAGATATATTAGGTCCCGAAGCCTCACAAATTATGACATCCCTGTATGAAACCATAGACCAAGATATAACAACAGCAGGTGCATATAAAAACGAACCCGATGATTATCAATCCAATCAGAGTAATAGCAACGAAGACGCAATTCTGCTGAACTATTTGAGCAGCGACACAGATAGCTTTGATGATTTAATGGACGAAATCGATAAccataaaaagaagaaaaaaaactgttcCCCATTAAGAAAAACTATACTTAAAAAATCAGATAGCTGCAGTTCTCTCAGCGATTATGAACTCGATAATGAAGTGCTTAGACAAGCAAAAtacgaagaagatgaagatgaagatgatgactTACTTTTTGATGACCCATTTGAAGTAATAGATTATCCTTGGAGTGATATACTGGAAAAATTCCCACATAATACCAACCACACGAGTGAAGATCaactttcttcatttgaagAAGTAGAATTAGATGATCCccaagaagaaatgaaatttGGGAAGCTCAAATTCTTCGGAATAGAAAACCCCAATtcgttaaaaaagaaaaagactaTCGACCCTACTACAACGAAAAGGAACTTAAAAAAAGATGATAAAAAGTCTGATGCATCTCACATAAATAAGcatgaacaagaaaaattggACAAAAGGGAATGCAGATCACGTAGACACTTTAAAAATCCAATTGAAAGTTTTTCAATTACTATCTCTTATGAtaactttttaaaacaaaacaatatGAAAGATCATCCGTCGATACATCATAAGGAAAGTGCAGAACCCTTTGCACTGGACGAATATAACTATAGAGATGCAAGGTATCATAACGTGAGACTGTACGTATTAAAAATTCTACATGATAACATAAGTGCCCTAGATCAAAAGGAATATCAATATTTAAAGAATCACAAATATGAAGTCGAAGACTACATCAAAATCATTTTAAGAAATAGTTTCATATGCCTTACATTTTCGCAAGAAGATCAACTGTTTAATGATGCTCACATAATGATAGATAAAGCCAGCATGAAAAGTATGTAA